In Procambarus clarkii isolate CNS0578487 chromosome 5, FALCON_Pclarkii_2.0, whole genome shotgun sequence, the following are encoded in one genomic region:
- the LOC138351052 gene encoding zinc finger protein 492-like yields MKTPKCPECGEMFSHLGGMKRHMLVHSGEKPHKCPECGKRFSQFGNMKTHLLVHSGEKSHTCPECGKMFSQLGNMKTHLLVHSGEKPHTCPECGKRFSQFGNMKTHLLVHSGEKSHTCPECGKMFSQLGNMKTHLLVHSGEKPHTCPECGKRFSQFGGIKRHMTVHSGEKPHKCPECGKRFKRLENVKKHMMIHTDERPLECDECGRRFRDRQAIISHMLVHTEERSFESDKCGRLFKSRKAIKTHMLLHLNDKPS; encoded by the coding sequence atgaagactcccaagtgtccagagtgtggggagATGTTCAGTCACCTTGGAggtatgaagcgtcacatgttagtgcattctggtgaaaaacctcacaagtgtccagagtgcgggaagaggttcagtcagtttggaaatatgaagactcacttgTTAGTCCATTCTGGTGAAAAATCTCAtacgtgtccagagtgtgggaagatgttcagtcagcttggaaatatgaagactcacttgTTAGTCCATtctggtgaaaaacctcatacgtGTCCAGAGTgcgggaagaggttcagtcagtttggaaatatgaagactcacttgTTAGTCCATTCTGGTGAAAAATCTCAtacgtgtccagagtgtgggaagatgttcagtcagcttggaaatatgaagactcacttgTTAGTCCATtctggtgaaaaacctcatacgtGTCCAGAGTgcgggaagaggttcagtcagtTTGGAGGTATAAAAAGACACATgacagtgcattcgggtgaaaaacctcataagtgtccagagtgtgggaagaggtttaaacgtcttgaaaatgtgaaaaaacaCATGATGATACACACTGATGAAAGACCTTTAGAGTGTGAtgagtgtggcagaaggtttAGAGATCGTCAAGCTATAATaagtcacatgttagtacatactGAAGAAAGGAGTTTTGAGTCTGATAAATGTGGCAGATTATTTAAGTCACGTAAAGCTATAAAAACACACATGTTATTGCATTTGAATGATAAaccttcatga